In Sorghum bicolor cultivar BTx623 chromosome 10, Sorghum_bicolor_NCBIv3, whole genome shotgun sequence, one genomic interval encodes:
- the LOC8083308 gene encoding 5-pentadecatrienyl resorcinol O-methyltransferase-like, translating into MALLDEYSSQELLQAQLQLWHQALGIFKPVALALALDLQIPDTIHRLGGAATLPQILLEAGINPCKLHDLRRIMRVLTFSGIFSVKQAATVASDDNDRHDGEGPVYKLTTASRLLVRDKSLTTTQQLPALMYVQLMLSPSRESPLGKGLYAWFRQDQDQPQPAGLSPFALSYSGQTIWERAERDATTFPFDDAMASDTAFLMPIVLKECGEVFHGLTSLVDVAGGLGGAATTIAAAFPDLKCTVLDLPQVVAKAPTDTNVQYIAGDMFQSIPPANAVFLKLVLHDWNDDECVKILKNCKKAIPSRDAGGKIIIIDMVVGSESSDPSDIKHIETQILKDLMMMNINGVERDEQEWKKISFEAGFKDYKIIPLLGVRSIIELYP; encoded by the exons ATGGCATTGCTGGATGAGTACAGCAGCCAGGAGCTACTCCAGGCTCAGCTTCAGCTCTGGCACCAGGCCCTTGGCATCTTCAAGCCTGTCGCGCTCGCGCTCGCCTTAGACCTCCAAATCCCCGACACCATCCATCGCCTCGGTGGTGCCGCCACCCTTCCCCAGATACTCTTAGAGGCTGGGATCAACCCCTGTAAGCTCCACGACCTGCGTCGCATAATGCGTGTGCTCACCTTTTCTGGCATCTTCAGCGTCAAACAGGCAGCAACGGTGGCGTCAGACGACAACGACAGGCATGACGGAGAAGGTCCAGTCTACAAACTGACGACAGCGTCCCGCCTCCTCGTCAGAGACAAGAGCTTGACAACGACCCAACAACTGCCTGCTCTTATGTACGTGCAGCTCATGCTCTCACCTTCCCGAGAATCCCCGCTCGGCAAGGGCCTATATGCATGGTTCCGGCAGGATCAGGATCAGCCGCAGCCGGCGGGACTGTCCCCGTTTGCTCTGTCGTACAGCGGCCAGACAATCTGGGAAAGAGCAGAGCGCGATGCCACCACGTTCCCATTTGACGACGCCATGGCCTCGGACACAGCCTTTCTCATGCCGATCGTCCTCAAGGAGTGTGGCGAGGTCTTCCATGGGCTAACCTCGCTTGTCGATGTTGCCGGTGGGCTTGGCGGTGCCGCTACAACCATAGCAGCGGCGTTCCCGGATTTGAAGTGCACCGTGCTGGATCTCCCACAAGTTGTCGCCAAAGCTCCCACTGACACCAACGTTCAGTACATTGCCGGCGACATGTTTCAAAGTATTCCACCGGCGAACGCTGTGTTCCTCAAG TTAGTTCTGCACGACTGGAACGATGATGAGTGTGTCAAGATACTGAAGAATTGTAAAAAAGCAATACCTTCACGAGATGCCGGAGGGAAGATAATAATAATAGATATGGTGGTTGGATCTGAGTCGTCAGATCCGTCAGACATCAAACACATAGAGACACAGATTTTAAAAGACCTCATGATGATGAATATCAATGGAGTCGAGCGAGATGAGCAAGAGTGGAAGAAGATCTCCTTCGAGGCGGGATTCAAGGACTACAAAATCATACCACTTCTCGGTGTTCGTTCTATTATTGAGCTCTATCCTTGA
- the LOC8083309 gene encoding uncharacterized protein LOC8083309 produces MSASSSVAVSKKASSLVVAASMSAVEALKDQAGLCRWDYALRSLYNRAAAANKVVVTGRAVPVSLSSSQAAGGSAAASTPAAAAGRAARPRRSEEEKLHKAYHLVCWGPN; encoded by the coding sequence ATGAGCGCATCGTCGTCGGTGGCCGTGAGCAAGAAGGCGTCGTCGCTGGTGGTGGCGGCGAGCATGAGCGCGGTGGAGGCGCTCAAGGACCAGGCGGGGCTGTGCCGGTGGGACTACGCTCTCCGCTCGCTCTACAACCGCGCGGCCGCCGCCAATAAGGTCGTCGTCAccggccgtgccgtgccggTGTCGCTCTCGTCGTCCCAGGCCGCGGGCGGCAGCGCTGCGGCCTCCActcccgcggccgccgccggcagGGCCGCCAGGCCCAGGCGATCGGAGGAGGAGAAGCTGCACAAGGCGTACCACCTCGTCTGCTGGGGCCCTAATTAG